A genome region from Nocardiopsis exhalans includes the following:
- a CDS encoding MFS transporter gives MRRVAMFRSLSVRNYRIYALGQLISNPGTWMQRIAQDWLVLQLSGGSGIALGMTTALQFLPMLFFGLWGGAMVDRFDKRKLLILTQASMGVLAVGLGVLAVLGAAEVWHVYVFAFGLGMITVLDNPGRQAFVPEMVDRDLLPNAIALNSASFQLGRVTGPAVAGVLIGLVGSGPVFMINGLSFAFTIVALLMIRTADLNPTERLPRGKGQIREGLRYIGGRRDLVLLLVLAGSVQFFGANGQTQIALMVNNVFEAGAEAFGVAAAALAVGALAGALLAARREHPRLKLVLIGSMGFGAAQLVAGLMPGYVAFVLVLVPMGVLFMTFVTTLNATFQMSVDPQMRGRVMSMFLLVFMGVAPIGAPVVGLIADVFGPQASLFTGGAVTIVVVSVLSVLLMRTKGVTVRDLLPRRRRGPEPERTGSRSEQRVSGGDHPGDHGDGADREQHQHGAAEQLGVQSAKEALPGEGPDHQRRGTEQQQGADLRG, from the coding sequence ATGCGCCGTGTCGCGATGTTCCGTTCCCTGTCCGTGCGCAACTACCGGATCTACGCGCTCGGCCAGCTGATCTCCAACCCCGGCACCTGGATGCAGCGCATCGCCCAGGACTGGCTGGTCCTCCAGCTCAGCGGCGGCAGCGGCATCGCACTGGGGATGACCACCGCGCTGCAGTTCCTGCCCATGCTCTTCTTCGGGCTCTGGGGCGGCGCCATGGTGGACCGTTTCGACAAGCGCAAGCTGCTGATCCTCACCCAGGCCAGCATGGGCGTGCTCGCCGTCGGCCTGGGAGTCCTGGCCGTGCTCGGCGCCGCCGAGGTCTGGCACGTGTACGTGTTCGCCTTCGGCCTCGGCATGATCACCGTGCTGGACAACCCGGGGCGCCAGGCCTTCGTCCCGGAGATGGTCGACCGGGACCTGCTGCCCAACGCCATCGCCCTGAACAGCGCCAGCTTCCAGCTCGGCCGGGTCACCGGGCCCGCCGTCGCCGGTGTGCTCATCGGCCTGGTCGGCAGCGGTCCGGTGTTCATGATCAACGGGCTCTCGTTCGCCTTCACGATCGTCGCGCTGCTGATGATCCGCACCGCCGACCTCAACCCCACCGAACGCCTGCCGCGCGGCAAGGGACAGATCCGCGAGGGCCTGCGTTACATCGGGGGTAGACGCGACCTCGTCCTGCTGCTGGTGCTGGCCGGCTCGGTGCAGTTCTTCGGCGCCAACGGGCAGACCCAGATCGCGCTCATGGTCAACAACGTGTTCGAGGCCGGCGCCGAGGCCTTCGGGGTGGCCGCCGCCGCGCTCGCGGTGGGCGCGCTGGCCGGCGCCCTGCTGGCCGCACGGCGCGAACACCCGCGACTGAAGCTGGTGCTCATCGGCTCGATGGGCTTCGGTGCCGCCCAGCTCGTGGCGGGGCTGATGCCGGGCTACGTGGCCTTCGTGCTGGTCCTCGTCCCGATGGGCGTGCTCTTCATGACCTTCGTGACCACGCTCAACGCCACCTTCCAGATGAGCGTCGACCCGCAGATGCGCGGTCGGGTGATGAGCATGTTCCTGCTGGTCTTCATGGGCGTGGCCCCGATCGGCGCCCCCGTGGTGGGCCTGATCGCGGACGTCTTCGGTCCGCAGGCCAGCCTGTTCACCGGTGGTGCGGTGACCATCGTGGTGGTCAGCGTGCTCTCCGTGCTGCTGATGCGCACCAAGGGGGTCACGGTGCGCGACCTGCTGCCCCGGAGACGGCGCGGACCCGAGCCTGAACGGACGGGTTCGCGGTCTGAGCAGCGGGTTTCAGGCGGTGACCACCCGGGTGACCATGGAGACGGAGCTGACCGCGAGCAGCACCAGCACGGTGCGGCGGAACAGCTCGGCGTCCAGTCCGCGAAAGAGGCGCTCCCCGGCGAAGGTCCCGATCACCAGCGCCGGGGCACCGAGCAGCAGCAGGGCGCCGACCTACGGGGTTAG